CACAGGACCGGCATTCGCACGGATGACCGCAGGGCCGAAGAATCTTCTCACCCTGCCAGGTAGGTTGGGCGCGGTAGCGGCACGGATGCCTGCTCGCTTCATCCCCCGATAGCCAAGCTGTTTATCCGGATCTAGTATCACGCCTGGATCTTGCGCGCACGGACGCACTCCCGACGGCCGCTGCGAGAGGCCGTGGGGGGCGACGTGGATGCGGAGGGAAGATGAACACGCCTCTGGACGACCAGGCGCTCGACCAGCTGTTCCGCGAGGCGCGCACCTTCAGCGCGTGGCTGGACCGGCCGGTGGACGACGACACGCTCCGCCGGCTCTACGAGGTGGTGAAGTGGGGGCCGACCAGCGCCAACGCCGGCCCGGCGCGCTTCGTCTTCCTGCGCACGCGCGAGGCGAAGGAGAGGCTGCGCCCGGCGCTGTCGTCGGGGAACGTGGAGAAGACGATGACCGCGCCGGTCACGGTGATCGTCGCCTACGACCTGCTGTTCTACGAGAAGCTGCCGCGGCTCTTCCCGCACAACCCCGCCATGCGGAACCTGTACGCGGCCGCTCCGGAGCTGGTGGAGGTGACGGCGCGGCGCAACTCGTCGCTGCAGGGCGCCTACCTGGTCCTGGCCGCGCGCGCCCTGGGGCTCGACTGCGGGCCGATGTCGGGCTTCGACAACGCCAGGGTCGACGAGGAGTTCTTCGGCGCCGGGAGGGAGTGCGAGGGGTGCGACCAGGAGTTCTTCCCCGAGGGCCACGTCAAGTCGAACTTCCTCTGCAACCTGGGCTACGGCGACCGCGCGAAGCTCTTCCCCCGCCTCCCCCGTCTCTGGTTCGAGGAGGCGTGCACGCTGCTGTGAGGGGGATCGAATGAACGGCGTGGCCCTGGAGGGATGGAGCGGAGCCGGCATCCATGCCGCTACCGCGCCCAACCCACCTGCCAGGGTGAGAAGATTCTTCGGCCCTGCGACGATCCGTGCGGATGCCGGTCCCGTGCGGTCGGGCCTCAGAATGACGGCTAACGGCTAAACTCGCTGATCAACCGGATTCGGTATCGGCGGTGGAGGCGCCTTCATCGCGGCAGAGGAAGAAGTTCAGCGCCTCCGCGGTCATCACCGTCTCCCGGCGCTGGTTGAGCACCTCGACCCGCGAGCGCACGATGCCGCGGTCCGGCCGGGAGCGGGAGCGGCGGGCGGAGAGCACCCGCACCCGGATCCACAGCTGGTCGCCGGGGCGCACCGGGAGCGTCCAGCGCAGCTCGTCCACGCCGGGGGAGACCAGCGTGGCCACGCGCGAGAGGTAGTGGTCGGAGTACAGGCGCATCATCAGCGCGGCCGTGTGCCAGCCGCTGGCGATCAGCCCGCCGTACTCGCTGCGCGCGGCCGCCTCGGGGTCGGTGTGGAAGACCTGCGGGTCGAAGCGCCGCCCGAAGGCCAGCACCTCCGCCTCCTCCACCGCGATCGGGCCGAACTCGTGCTCGGCGCCCGGCCGGTAGTCCTCGAAGTACCGCTCCCCGGGCGGCACGGAGAAGCTCATCGGCCCCCCGCCTCCCTCGCGGCCGGCGGCGCCTCGCCGATGCGGGCCAGGCGGGGCGCCGCCAGCGCCCGGTAGTCGCGGGTGTCCAGGGCCAGCGAGCGGTCCAGCCGCGCGGCGTTGAAGTAGATCTCCCCCAGGTCGAAGA
The sequence above is a segment of the Longimicrobium sp. genome. Coding sequences within it:
- a CDS encoding malonic semialdehyde reductase yields the protein MNTPLDDQALDQLFREARTFSAWLDRPVDDDTLRRLYEVVKWGPTSANAGPARFVFLRTREAKERLRPALSSGNVEKTMTAPVTVIVAYDLLFYEKLPRLFPHNPAMRNLYAAAPELVEVTARRNSSLQGAYLVLAARALGLDCGPMSGFDNARVDEEFFGAGRECEGCDQEFFPEGHVKSNFLCNLGYGDRAKLFPRLPRLWFEEACTLL
- a CDS encoding MaoC family dehydratase translates to MSFSVPPGERYFEDYRPGAEHEFGPIAVEEAEVLAFGRRFDPQVFHTDPEAAARSEYGGLIASGWHTAALMMRLYSDHYLSRVATLVSPGVDELRWTLPVRPGDQLWIRVRVLSARRSRSRPDRGIVRSRVEVLNQRRETVMTAEALNFFLCRDEGASTADTESG